One Aureibacillus halotolerans DNA segment encodes these proteins:
- the nadC gene encoding carboxylating nicotinate-nucleotide diphosphorylase, whose product MQTLQLKRMLEAFLEEDLGHGDITSQPIASGKRGKGQWIAKEEGVFAGKDVIDMLPLLNVSQDVTIRMHINEGDVIEQGTILGEIEGPLLYLLETERVILNLVQRMSGIATLTNRAARLLNGSVTRVCDTRKTTPGLRMLEKHAVVCGGGVNQRFGLYDGALIKDNHIALAGSVTKAIELVRGAAGHLTPIQVEVETYSEFQEALKASNQLQSILFDNVSPETLTDWLQEVPNHLVTEASGAVNIEDLPAYRPTGVHFVSLGKLTHSAKSLDISFNLQGGRKYGT is encoded by the coding sequence GTGCAGACATTGCAGCTCAAACGCATGCTTGAAGCGTTTTTAGAAGAAGACCTCGGTCACGGAGACATTACGAGCCAGCCGATTGCTTCCGGAAAGAGAGGGAAAGGGCAATGGATAGCGAAGGAGGAAGGCGTATTTGCCGGAAAAGACGTCATCGATATGCTACCCTTGCTCAATGTATCACAAGACGTGACGATACGTATGCATATCAATGAAGGCGATGTCATTGAACAGGGGACAATCTTGGGTGAAATCGAAGGCCCGCTTCTTTATTTATTGGAGACGGAACGCGTTATCCTGAATTTGGTCCAACGTATGAGTGGTATTGCCACGTTGACGAACAGGGCTGCTCGTTTACTTAATGGTTCGGTCACACGTGTATGTGATACACGAAAAACCACACCAGGCTTGCGCATGCTTGAAAAGCATGCGGTCGTCTGTGGCGGAGGTGTCAACCAGCGCTTCGGTCTGTATGATGGGGCATTAATTAAAGACAATCACATTGCGCTTGCAGGCTCCGTGACCAAAGCGATTGAGTTGGTGCGAGGAGCGGCAGGGCATCTCACGCCGATTCAGGTGGAGGTAGAAACCTATAGCGAGTTTCAAGAGGCACTCAAAGCATCCAATCAGCTTCAAAGCATCCTATTTGATAATGTGTCGCCTGAAACACTTACAGACTGGCTACAAGAGGTTCCAAATCATCTTGTCACAGAAGCGTCAGGAGCGGTGAATATTGAAGATCTGCCTGCCTATAGACCAACAGGTGTTCATTTCGTATCTCTAGGTAAACTCACCCACTCGGCGAAAAGCTTGGATATTAGCTTTAATCTACAAGGGGGTAGAAAGTATGGCACTTGA
- a CDS encoding PucR family transcriptional regulator: protein MANQSVIDQLKQIFRHNVIIEAETDATTDVDAFEWFQFKGEWIGVRKVAMTTKERQLLTLFLDLEHVDERSLSSHQKPWHQLLFTTNPPAEELPSYRLLHFHMKEALLDRNAFEEAIIGLYPYEPVLLWETLHRGVLVEPQNAQLEEAIAYEDLAEALTGDFYTDVHLYVGQIAEAGLRSPISYRLEKESFDLTRTLNTKAHVFTHSHQLPLFLLSHSSPEAREELQLLLSDIRDDKELMDSIRTFLECNMNITTASKALFIHRNSLQYRVDKFIERTQLDVKSFSQAVTVYLAMLAIDF, encoded by the coding sequence ATGGCTAATCAATCTGTGATTGACCAATTAAAACAGATTTTTCGTCATAACGTCATCATAGAAGCTGAGACGGATGCGACGACGGATGTTGACGCCTTTGAATGGTTTCAATTCAAAGGCGAATGGATTGGTGTTCGAAAAGTGGCAATGACGACAAAAGAAAGACAGCTGCTTACGTTGTTTCTTGACTTGGAGCATGTGGATGAACGGTCCTTGAGTTCTCATCAAAAGCCTTGGCACCAGCTTTTATTTACAACGAATCCTCCAGCTGAAGAATTGCCTTCCTACCGCCTGCTCCATTTTCATATGAAAGAAGCCCTTCTCGATCGAAATGCGTTTGAAGAGGCCATTATTGGGCTTTACCCTTATGAACCTGTTCTTTTATGGGAGACGCTCCATCGAGGTGTTTTAGTGGAGCCACAGAATGCACAGCTGGAAGAAGCGATTGCTTATGAAGATTTAGCCGAAGCGCTCACAGGTGATTTCTATACAGATGTCCATTTATACGTTGGTCAGATTGCAGAAGCTGGACTTCGTTCTCCAATTTCTTATCGTCTGGAGAAAGAAAGCTTTGACCTAACAAGGACACTTAATACGAAAGCTCATGTATTCACACATAGCCATCAGCTTCCCCTTTTCCTTCTTTCCCATTCGTCTCCTGAAGCAAGAGAAGAGCTACAGCTATTGCTTTCTGACATTCGTGACGACAAAGAGCTGATGGACAGTATTCGTACCTTCCTAGAGTGCAATATGAACATTACGACCGCGTCAAAAGCGTTGTTTATTCATCGAAATAGCTTGCAATACCGTGTGGATAAATTTATTGAACGAACACAGCTCGACGTCAAAAGCTTTTCACAAGCAGTTACTGTATATCTTGCCATGCTCGCAATTGACTTTTAA
- the nadA gene encoding quinolinate synthase NadA has translation MALDVLSKTLRLPAHYKHMSMEEMHERIHKVRATLGEELVIPAHHYQKEEVMPFADKTGDSLALAQWSSTVDASWIVFCGVHFMAETTDILTKDNQKVLLPDERAGCSMADMANHYQLSRSWEYLQKRFGDTIIPLTYVNSTAAIKAFCGDHGGATLTSSNARKVMEWAYSKKKRILFLPDQHLGRNTAFDMGIPLTKMGMWDPITDTLKSELAGNEEDLVLLLWKGHCSVHQGFTTAQIATLREETPDVRIIVHPECPFDVVQAADVSGSTAAIIKEIEASPPGSKWAVGTEMNLVNRLKAQHPDKEVTSLNPHMCPCLTMNRIDLQHLTWSIEQIALGQPVNQIKVDQQTASSARRAIDRMFQLA, from the coding sequence ATGGCACTTGATGTATTGTCCAAGACACTGCGATTGCCAGCACATTACAAACATATGAGCATGGAGGAAATGCACGAACGAATTCACAAGGTGCGTGCAACACTTGGTGAAGAGCTAGTGATCCCAGCGCATCATTATCAAAAGGAGGAAGTGATGCCCTTCGCTGATAAAACAGGAGATTCCCTTGCATTGGCTCAATGGTCATCGACCGTGGACGCGTCATGGATTGTGTTTTGTGGCGTGCATTTTATGGCTGAAACAACGGATATTCTTACAAAGGACAATCAAAAGGTATTGCTTCCAGATGAACGTGCAGGTTGTTCAATGGCAGATATGGCGAATCATTACCAGTTGTCGCGATCATGGGAATATTTACAAAAACGTTTTGGTGATACGATTATTCCTTTGACCTACGTCAATTCAACAGCAGCAATTAAAGCATTTTGCGGTGATCATGGTGGGGCGACATTAACCTCCTCAAATGCAAGAAAGGTGATGGAATGGGCCTATTCAAAAAAGAAACGCATTCTATTTCTGCCTGATCAACACTTAGGGAGAAATACAGCATTTGATATGGGGATTCCGTTAACGAAGATGGGCATGTGGGATCCAATTACCGATACATTGAAAAGTGAACTTGCAGGCAATGAGGAGGACCTCGTCTTGCTTCTCTGGAAAGGTCATTGCTCGGTTCATCAAGGATTTACGACGGCTCAAATTGCTACGTTACGTGAGGAAACTCCAGATGTTCGAATTATTGTTCATCCAGAATGTCCGTTTGATGTGGTTCAAGCGGCAGACGTTTCAGGCTCCACCGCCGCCATTATAAAAGAAATTGAAGCGTCTCCTCCAGGTTCAAAATGGGCTGTTGGCACCGAAATGAATCTTGTAAATCGACTAAAAGCGCAGCACCCAGACAAAGAAGTAACGTCGCTAAATCCCCATATGTGCCCATGTTTAACAATGAATCGCATCGATCTTCAGCATTTGACATGGTCCATTGAACAAATTGCACTTGGGCAGCCTGTCAATCAAATCAAAGTCGATCAACAAACGGCGTCATCAGCACGGCGCGCAATTGATCGGATGTTTCAGCTTGCTTAA
- a CDS encoding VanZ family protein, whose product MKYAVGIVTGWILMLVCMYSMPVFTGHGTGSVLLTLTSWLPVEINIDLLNIIVRKSTHFILYGALAVLLWRVLRKVKYAKQLAWMIATGCGVFDELCQSFIPSRTGVWYDVVIDSTGAFLFLLLASAIWNRKGKNAHAKEEGYV is encoded by the coding sequence GTGAAATATGCAGTGGGAATTGTTACTGGATGGATTCTCATGCTGGTCTGTATGTACAGTATGCCAGTGTTCACTGGACATGGAACAGGGTCAGTGTTGCTTACGTTGACCTCTTGGCTGCCAGTCGAAATAAACATAGACCTCTTGAATATTATTGTTCGAAAGTCAACTCATTTTATACTTTACGGCGCGTTGGCTGTTTTACTATGGAGGGTCTTGAGAAAAGTGAAGTACGCCAAGCAGCTCGCATGGATGATCGCGACAGGCTGCGGAGTATTTGATGAGCTTTGTCAAAGCTTTATCCCGTCACGGACTGGCGTCTGGTATGATGTTGTTATTGATTCAACCGGAGCGTTTTTATTTCTTCTTCTCGCTTCCGCTATTTGGAATAGGAAAGGAAAAAACGCACATGCAAAGGAGGAGGGGTATGTATGA
- a CDS encoding IscS subfamily cysteine desulfurase, translated as MHYFDYAATTPMSEKALQAYVEAARTYYGNTQGLYDVGTDASNAIQQCCSLFGEWLGGEPSGVTFTSTATEANILAIIGIIAAKPSYQRNIIYSPLEHPSIHMAVERAVRLYGASATELKLNEEGIYTASDVEQALRDDTGLVICSHVVSELGFIEPVREIGQLLKHTPVHFHVDAVQSFARLPFSRDLYSFDSCTLSAHKFYGPKGVGILWMDPAVRYTPPFKNITHQNGRRPGTVDVPGILSATTAANETRLRQEDTMDHVSSLYMKLREWNVTQVAYELMDLHERQSPFIAAVTSSFMEGQHIMLELNKKNIAVSTGTACKAGEQDPSKALMARGYGSLAARRLIRVSFSHLTTHEELDILLHELERISEDYAGKIN; from the coding sequence ATGCATTATTTTGATTATGCAGCTACAACGCCAATGAGCGAAAAAGCCTTACAGGCATACGTTGAAGCTGCCAGAACGTATTATGGAAACACACAAGGGCTGTACGACGTTGGCACCGATGCCAGCAACGCCATTCAGCAATGTTGCTCCTTATTCGGTGAGTGGCTAGGCGGAGAACCAAGCGGAGTTACATTTACATCAACGGCGACGGAGGCGAATATTCTTGCCATTATCGGCATTATTGCAGCAAAGCCTTCCTATCAAAGAAATATCATCTACTCCCCGTTAGAGCACCCTTCCATTCATATGGCCGTCGAACGGGCCGTCCGTCTTTATGGAGCAAGCGCAACCGAGCTTAAGCTAAATGAAGAGGGGATTTATACAGCGAGCGACGTCGAACAAGCATTACGCGACGATACAGGATTAGTTATTTGCTCTCACGTCGTGTCTGAGCTCGGCTTCATAGAGCCAGTGAGGGAAATTGGGCAACTGTTAAAACATACACCTGTCCACTTTCATGTCGATGCAGTGCAATCATTTGCGCGCTTGCCATTTTCCCGCGATTTGTATTCATTTGACTCGTGCACACTTTCCGCACACAAATTTTACGGACCAAAAGGCGTAGGTATCCTTTGGATGGACCCCGCTGTTCGGTATACGCCCCCATTCAAAAACATCACTCATCAAAACGGAAGAAGACCAGGCACAGTTGATGTCCCAGGAATTCTTTCCGCGACAACGGCCGCAAATGAAACACGCTTACGTCAAGAAGATACAATGGACCATGTCTCGTCACTTTATATGAAACTTCGTGAATGGAATGTTACCCAAGTGGCATATGAGCTTATGGATTTACATGAGCGACAATCCCCTTTTATCGCTGCTGTGACGAGTTCCTTTATGGAAGGTCAGCATATTATGCTTGAGCTCAACAAAAAAAATATCGCTGTGTCCACAGGGACAGCATGTAAAGCGGGAGAGCAAGACCCATCAAAAGCATTGATGGCTAGAGGCTATGGCTCTCTTGCTGCGAGAAGACTTATCCGAGTGTCCTTCAGCCACTTAACTACGCACGAGGAACTAGATATCCTGTTACACGAATTAGAACGAATCTCCGAAGACTATGCGGGCAAGATCAACTAA
- a CDS encoding dynamin family protein has translation MIASLDHSSLKEFLGLYQHIQLTGDQETAKKLQRRIQKAAENEWHIALCGHFSAGKSSLINALIGQTLLPSSPIPTSANLVEVKKGDASAVVSTMAGATYALPIPFTASDLRPLLTNGDDVESVELRHPDVRLESGCTLLDTPGVDSVDEAHQRATEEGMYLADMVVYCMDCNHVQSDVNVQFLQSIKALGKPIVLVVTQMDKLLDTEIEIEQFRRDTETAFKQYDIPTEHLFFISVQAPGLKKNEWADLQAFLHTHQHNRGETDQHAARMLVDEHIEWLRMQQEEDRQLNEHIIADADENDIQAATESLQLFSDEIQQAEAKRDAFIKAARQDIEQTAYNAPLFSFDVREQVRVYLEAMEANFKPGLFSTKKKVETIRQERLTQLNESLQNGLEHLLGNLQNTLQTHFQSVEVTSPNVQAAVFQTTLPYQPKDLHSLIQPGATANPDYVLKYRDDVMSHIRHLAKQAFFPLIDAGAEALTTQIEEKKRAQADDVSRWGALVDAANKLETLDQKLAEAKAALLSELEAPTPVKHSLLEQLLAPKQPEPLPDFSTQMEDELHTTEENEPLYSMATNDVNKEQLLSDLYRAAQCLTSVTNLEQSRLRLLEKAKRIENKRFTVALFGAFSAGKSSFANALLGGSYLPVSPQPTTAAVNRIYPIDETHPDRHATIHMKQGDDLLDDVNHALAPTGKQVTQLDDIELLRSTLSWPENAGANQAFFNAFLKGWATQKSHIGTAFTVGPDQYEAYIADEALACYVDSIDVHIDSPLTSEGIALVDTPGADSINSRHTSVAFDYIKNADAILFVTYYNHAFSRADREFLDQLGKVKDAFALDKMFFIINAKDLAANADELNDVETYVQQQLAERHIFRPKLFSVSSRQALHNETKVQSGLADFQTAFQQFVQHELSAVVANEAIQELHFLDHVIKEALENAQLSEEKRTEKITVIEAQAKQLTASMNEKNAEPQLDAIQNETAQLLYHVRQRTMLNATSWFKQAFHPGLFYGTSYQEGIAEGVKEFLQMINTALVQEFRATALRLEQKATVLIQDMYRSWETPLADAFHTTLPHYEPEKKAVPDPIADIQVEQTVIRQLQKQIKSSRHFIEGSGRTDAQSTLFAIVEELLEQWSQNATDVYQPWNIALVNTQLADAKRLAIEVTTQTAETHTASLSPISQSDWQDAHEGIQAIVKHY, from the coding sequence ATGATTGCCTCATTAGACCATTCGTCCTTAAAAGAATTTCTAGGACTATATCAACACATACAACTCACTGGTGATCAAGAAACAGCCAAAAAGCTCCAAAGACGCATACAAAAAGCCGCAGAGAATGAATGGCATATTGCTTTGTGCGGTCATTTTTCCGCAGGTAAATCAAGCTTAATTAATGCTTTGATTGGCCAAACCTTACTGCCTTCAAGTCCCATCCCTACAAGTGCTAACTTAGTTGAAGTCAAAAAAGGAGACGCATCTGCAGTCGTGTCTACGATGGCTGGTGCTACCTATGCACTCCCTATCCCGTTTACTGCTTCTGACTTGCGACCTTTGCTCACAAATGGAGACGATGTGGAATCGGTTGAATTACGTCACCCTGACGTACGACTTGAAAGCGGATGCACTTTGCTTGATACGCCAGGTGTCGATTCCGTCGACGAAGCCCATCAAAGAGCTACCGAGGAAGGCATGTACTTAGCTGACATGGTCGTATACTGTATGGATTGCAACCACGTGCAATCAGACGTCAATGTACAGTTTTTACAATCTATAAAAGCGCTTGGTAAACCGATCGTTCTTGTCGTGACACAAATGGATAAACTCCTTGACACTGAAATCGAAATTGAGCAATTTCGACGTGATACCGAGACTGCATTTAAGCAGTACGACATTCCGACAGAACATCTCTTTTTCATTTCTGTCCAGGCACCTGGGCTTAAGAAAAATGAATGGGCAGACTTGCAAGCATTTCTACATACGCATCAGCACAATCGTGGCGAAACGGACCAGCATGCTGCGCGTATGCTAGTCGACGAGCATATTGAATGGCTACGTATGCAGCAAGAAGAAGATAGGCAATTAAATGAACACATCATTGCTGATGCAGATGAAAACGATATCCAGGCGGCGACAGAAAGTCTTCAGCTCTTCTCAGACGAGATCCAACAAGCAGAAGCGAAAAGGGATGCGTTCATCAAAGCCGCTCGACAGGACATTGAACAAACCGCGTATAACGCCCCTTTGTTCTCGTTTGATGTGAGAGAACAAGTCCGAGTGTACCTAGAAGCGATGGAAGCCAATTTTAAGCCTGGATTGTTTTCAACGAAAAAAAAGGTGGAAACCATTCGTCAGGAGCGACTTACTCAATTAAACGAGAGCCTTCAGAATGGCTTGGAGCATTTGCTTGGCAATTTACAAAATACGCTTCAAACCCATTTTCAGTCTGTAGAAGTCACCTCTCCGAATGTGCAGGCAGCTGTTTTTCAAACCACACTTCCATATCAGCCAAAAGACTTGCACAGCTTAATTCAACCCGGTGCCACAGCCAACCCTGACTACGTGCTAAAATATAGAGATGACGTAATGAGCCACATACGCCATCTTGCCAAGCAAGCCTTCTTTCCACTTATAGATGCAGGGGCTGAAGCACTCACAACTCAAATTGAGGAAAAGAAACGCGCCCAGGCGGATGACGTTTCCCGTTGGGGAGCATTGGTGGACGCTGCGAATAAGCTAGAAACGCTCGACCAAAAGCTAGCCGAAGCAAAAGCGGCTCTTCTATCAGAGCTCGAAGCCCCTACTCCCGTTAAGCATTCGTTGCTGGAACAACTCCTGGCACCTAAACAGCCAGAGCCACTACCAGACTTCTCTACACAAATGGAGGATGAATTACATACGACGGAGGAAAACGAGCCTCTTTATTCAATGGCCACAAACGACGTAAACAAAGAGCAATTGCTTTCCGATTTATATAGGGCTGCACAATGTTTAACGAGTGTGACTAATTTGGAGCAATCGCGTCTCCGCCTGCTTGAAAAGGCGAAACGGATTGAAAACAAACGCTTTACGGTCGCTTTATTCGGCGCCTTCTCTGCTGGAAAATCATCCTTTGCCAATGCGCTTTTAGGTGGCTCTTATTTACCAGTGTCACCACAACCAACGACGGCTGCCGTCAATCGCATTTACCCCATTGATGAAACTCATCCTGACAGACATGCCACCATTCATATGAAACAGGGCGACGACCTTCTTGACGATGTGAATCACGCCTTAGCTCCAACAGGAAAACAAGTCACTCAATTAGACGATATCGAGTTGCTACGTTCTACGCTGTCATGGCCAGAAAATGCCGGCGCAAATCAAGCGTTTTTCAATGCCTTTCTCAAAGGCTGGGCGACACAAAAATCACATATTGGGACAGCCTTTACCGTTGGTCCTGATCAATATGAGGCCTATATCGCTGACGAAGCATTGGCTTGCTATGTAGATTCCATTGATGTGCATATTGATTCTCCACTGACATCTGAAGGAATTGCACTTGTAGACACCCCTGGGGCAGATTCAATCAATAGCCGGCATACGTCTGTGGCGTTTGACTATATCAAAAATGCGGATGCCATTCTTTTTGTGACGTATTACAACCATGCTTTTTCGCGAGCGGATCGTGAATTCCTCGACCAGCTTGGCAAAGTGAAGGACGCCTTTGCTTTAGATAAAATGTTCTTCATCATTAATGCGAAGGATCTTGCGGCAAATGCCGATGAGCTGAATGATGTCGAGACATATGTGCAGCAGCAGCTTGCAGAGCGTCACATTTTTAGACCAAAACTGTTTTCTGTCTCCAGCAGACAAGCCTTGCATAATGAAACAAAGGTGCAGTCTGGTTTAGCCGACTTTCAAACAGCCTTCCAACAATTTGTTCAACATGAGCTATCTGCCGTAGTCGCCAATGAAGCCATTCAGGAACTCCATTTTCTCGATCACGTCATTAAAGAAGCGTTAGAAAACGCGCAGCTGTCTGAAGAAAAGCGTACAGAAAAAATCACGGTCATTGAAGCGCAGGCGAAGCAATTAACAGCGTCAATGAATGAAAAAAACGCGGAACCTCAATTAGACGCCATCCAAAACGAGACCGCCCAATTGTTGTATCATGTACGCCAACGCACCATGCTGAATGCAACATCATGGTTTAAGCAAGCCTTCCACCCCGGACTATTTTATGGAACATCTTATCAAGAAGGCATCGCTGAAGGGGTCAAGGAGTTCCTTCAAATGATAAATACTGCCCTTGTGCAAGAATTCAGGGCGACCGCATTACGTTTAGAACAAAAGGCAACAGTGCTGATCCAAGACATGTACCGGTCATGGGAAACCCCATTAGCGGACGCTTTTCACACAACTCTTCCTCATTATGAGCCGGAGAAAAAAGCAGTGCCTGACCCAATTGCAGATATTCAAGTCGAACAGACCGTCATTAGGCAGTTGCAAAAGCAAATTAAGTCTTCACGACACTTTATTGAAGGGTCAGGTCGAACGGATGCGCAATCGACGCTTTTTGCCATCGTAGAGGAATTGCTTGAGCAGTGGAGCCAAAATGCAACTGACGTCTATCAGCCATGGAATATCGCTCTCGTCAATACACAGCTTGCTGATGCCAAACGACTGGCGATTGAGGTCACAACCCAAACAGCTGAAACACATACAGCCTCTCTTTCGCCAATCTCACAAAGCGACTGGCAGGATGCTCATGAAGGCATTCAAGCCATCGTTAAACACTATTAA
- a CDS encoding L-aspartate oxidase: protein MHTSFYDCVIIGSGLAGLTAALSLPDTMNILVLAKGTCEQSSSWKAQGGVSAATEAEDTWSLHNEDTRQAGAGHCHHKNTSIMTKEATTAMRFLSNCGVRFSPHIHQEGGHQQRRIHHIDGDQTGVGLITALLNSLTPNIEIAFHHTVVELAVNAEGCCIGAHAVSRENQQQTYLSPATIIASGGCADLFAHSSNGGGSIGSGAALALKAGALLTDMEFMQFHPTLLLDHAGQSIGLVSEAVRGEGAVLVDGTGNSFMKEIHAFGDLAPRDVVARAIHHKRGHGEDVFLDISSIRHFAVQFPRIAAMCKAHGYEHSTKLPVSPGAHYMMGGIVATMDGETTVPGLYAIGEAACTGVHGANRLASNSLLEAIVCGQRVAVCISSKESSSSLLHPETTSHMLQIPRQRLSAQHLQVEMTKACGIVRENKGLSMLHSQLKPIAEMALGVDWRRLSVKQVELLHRLVVSERIVAAARLRTESRGGHYRSDYRNPEKHWENKRINHHKSSLWKGDIESADIAAQTHA, encoded by the coding sequence ATGCACACATCCTTCTATGATTGCGTCATTATTGGTTCTGGCTTAGCAGGTCTTACAGCAGCATTATCTTTACCAGATACTATGAACATCCTTGTGCTTGCGAAAGGCACTTGTGAGCAGTCAAGTTCTTGGAAAGCCCAAGGTGGTGTCTCGGCAGCAACGGAAGCGGAGGATACGTGGTCGCTTCATAATGAGGATACACGTCAAGCAGGGGCAGGGCATTGCCATCACAAAAATACGTCTATTATGACCAAAGAAGCGACAACAGCTATGAGATTTCTCTCGAATTGTGGCGTCCGGTTTTCCCCTCATATCCATCAAGAAGGGGGCCACCAACAAAGACGAATCCATCACATTGATGGAGATCAAACGGGGGTAGGGTTGATCACTGCGTTGTTGAATTCCCTTACGCCAAATATAGAGATTGCATTTCATCACACAGTCGTCGAACTCGCTGTCAATGCAGAAGGCTGTTGTATCGGTGCACATGCTGTCTCGCGAGAAAATCAACAGCAAACGTATCTCAGCCCTGCAACGATCATCGCTTCAGGAGGATGTGCTGATTTATTTGCTCATTCTTCAAACGGTGGCGGGTCGATAGGGTCAGGCGCTGCACTCGCGCTTAAAGCAGGAGCACTTCTGACAGACATGGAGTTTATGCAATTTCACCCAACATTATTGCTAGATCACGCCGGTCAAAGCATTGGTTTAGTGTCTGAGGCTGTGCGTGGAGAAGGTGCTGTATTGGTGGATGGCACCGGAAATTCATTTATGAAGGAGATCCATGCGTTTGGAGACCTTGCCCCAAGAGATGTCGTTGCTCGTGCAATTCATCACAAACGAGGGCATGGGGAAGACGTATTTCTTGATATATCTTCCATACGGCATTTTGCAGTGCAATTTCCTAGAATTGCTGCGATGTGTAAAGCACATGGCTATGAACATAGTACAAAACTGCCAGTTTCACCTGGAGCTCACTATATGATGGGTGGCATTGTCGCTACTATGGATGGAGAGACGACTGTTCCGGGGTTGTATGCGATTGGCGAAGCTGCGTGCACAGGTGTTCATGGAGCGAATCGCTTGGCGAGCAATTCCTTGCTCGAAGCCATTGTCTGTGGTCAAAGAGTCGCTGTCTGCATTTCCTCAAAGGAAAGCTCGTCATCGCTGCTCCACCCTGAGACGACCTCTCACATGCTGCAAATACCTCGTCAACGTTTATCTGCACAACATTTGCAAGTCGAAATGACGAAAGCTTGTGGCATTGTTCGTGAAAATAAAGGGCTCTCCATGTTGCATAGTCAGCTTAAACCAATCGCTGAAATGGCACTAGGCGTCGATTGGAGACGTTTGTCTGTTAAACAAGTGGAACTGCTGCATCGCCTTGTGGTATCGGAACGCATTGTGGCTGCCGCAAGACTTCGGACAGAAAGCAGGGGCGGCCATTATCGAAGCGATTATAGAAATCCAGAAAAGCATTGGGAAAACAAACGCATCAATCACCACAAATCATCACTGTGGAAAGGGGATATAGAGAGTGCAGACATTGCAGCTCAAACGCATGCTTGA
- a CDS encoding carbonic anhydrase, which translates to MTQKEFVTVINCMDGRVQESVQQWMQETHNAKYVDSITDAGPNKLILDGTEDDIKRFKKMLDVSILIHHSSLVAVVGHEGCAGNPAPEREQCTMTEKAAEIIQSWYPDVQVIALYATLEGQIKQLSE; encoded by the coding sequence ATGACACAAAAAGAATTCGTTACTGTTATAAACTGTATGGATGGACGCGTACAGGAGTCTGTTCAACAATGGATGCAAGAAACACACAACGCCAAATACGTTGACTCGATTACGGATGCCGGTCCGAACAAACTGATCTTAGATGGTACTGAAGACGATATTAAACGATTCAAAAAGATGCTAGACGTCTCTATTCTCATTCACCACTCCAGCCTCGTCGCTGTAGTTGGGCATGAAGGCTGTGCGGGCAACCCGGCGCCTGAGAGAGAGCAATGCACGATGACCGAGAAGGCTGCTGAAATTATTCAATCATGGTATCCCGATGTGCAGGTCATTGCTTTGTATGCGACACTTGAAGGACAAATAAAGCAGCTTTCCGAATGA